Genomic DNA from Oreochromis aureus strain Israel breed Guangdong linkage group 2, ZZ_aureus, whole genome shotgun sequence:
gctTTGCTGGTCTAAGACAGTCAGCAGgcatattttttattgtataattttgttttgttccatacagtaataaataaataaagtgtcaTAGTTTCATTATTTATGTAACCTGTAGTGTCTCATGTCTCATTTCCTGAGATTAGAGGACTACCATTCTGCTCTGAAGTGGTAAGGCCCACCAACCAGCATGCTTACAGTGAACTTTAATCATCAAAGCATGAGTTTAGCTAATTGATCTCCTTTTGCTCCAAAGAAGAACTTTAATATCACACGCCACGTTTATTTCTCACTctttatttcagtttcattCAAAGTTTCATCTTGTATGTATTTCAGCCATAAAGCAATTGATTTGCACTATGGAAATATTTTAGTCAATATGTGGTGCAGGTTTTGAATTATCCCAAAAGTTTATAAATTAAAATCACACTAACATCCACACATAGCTTGAAAGGGTAAAAAGGAACAAACTTTATTCATTTCATATACAAAAGCTAAGTTACAAGAGTTAAAACTGGATTCTtgaaaataatgaaattatACAAAAAACCACCCGAAACCTAACAAAACCAAAGACAAACACCACACCGAAaagtttttttcagtgttttacttcattacatatttgtttttgaGTGGGAGTCCAGTAGCGTCAGTAACCTCAGTAGACAGCTGCACTGACAACAAAGTCTCAAAGCACTCAGTATTATACAAAATTTAATCCAATGATTCATGTTCTTGGACAAGAGTTGGCAGTTAAACTCAGTCATGTAAATAATGAACTGCTTTAATATTAAGCTTTGCTTTATTTGAgtggatttagaaaaaaaaataaaacaaaagctacTTAGAGAAAGATAATAACATGTTATGTATGAGACCGAAGTTATTTCTTGAGACCGAAGTTAATGGTTAGCTTACTGAATGTATGAAAAAATTACAGTTACATGGATTGCCATGAGACAACGCCAGCATAGAGGGAAATAAAATGTAGGTTTGCTATAATGTTATACTTTCTTTGCACAATTGATAGCAAGATTATTAATTCATGCATATAAGGGACAAAAAAAGTTGGGCTGGGCTGTGTGACTGAGACAGAGAGTTGCAGGAAGCAAACAGCCGCACTGCAGATAAAAGTTGAGAAAAGTGCCAATAAGTTTTGCTTACACGCATTCTGatccaaaaacaaaagtaaagcaTTATAGATCTATTGTACTGCTTTGCTCAATGAGAGGagtgctgattttttttattacagatAGACAACTCAGGCTTTGCTGTTGTTTCAGATGCTcaaacaaaacatgtaaaaaatgaCTAAAACAAAGTTAATCTTTTTAGGGAACAAACCTTCTAATAGGGTATTTACATCTTAGATGTGTGCAGTATTGTAGCTACATCCGAAAGCAACTATCCAGTTGAGTTTGTCAATCATAGTGAATGCAAAGAGGATCTGCTGTTGGGCAATGACCAACCTAACTTTGTTTGATtgatcattatttatttagttgtgGCTCTCTGCTTTTTTTAAGTCTGGATACTAAATTTAAATCCAAAATCTGTAATGTGGGTATAAGGATGGTTTTGCTTGCATGGTTGGTATGTAAATATGGAAAGTGTAAGGTCAACTTCAGGGTGTGAGATGAGGTATAAGacgaaggggggaaaaaactgtCAGTTGTTGTTCATTGGTGTTTGAGGGTGTGAGGATAATCATAGTCTCCTAAATCTTTGTTTAAATGATTGGTAAAACTATCTGCTCAAACTTTATTGTGGTTATCCTATGTGGATTGTACATcataaacaaactaaaacacaatTTTGTTTTGAATACAACTGCTTCCATGTACATATAATTCAGGTTTTCAAATACAGATTATGTTACTGTTCCTGGAGAATTAtctttgaaaacaaacagtacagCCTAGATTCACTGTAAAGGGCTTGTAAAATATTACAGgaagtgcattttctgtgtttcagccAATCACTGCGATTTCCACTTTCTGAACCTTGATCATCTTGTGTCTAAATCTTCTTTTGAGTGGGAAGACATCAGTTGTGCAAGAGAAGGTTGTGGTACCACAATGATCGGAAGACTGGTTCCTTTGATTCTTCTAAGTATATTGTGTGAGTTTACTTTTTCTGTACTGTGGGATGTAGCATTGTAAACCATATAAGACAAACTGTACAAGGCTCTGTAATATTTTAGACTACATAatgattatatatatttttaagtattttgcCCTATCATGTTCTAACTGCTACTGTTGGTTTCTTTTCTTCAGCTTTGATTGAAATGAGTGAGATTCCTCAGCAGATGTCTTTACATGTGGCTAAACTTGGAGATAATGTGAATCTGACATGTGTGAAAAATAATGCTGAGTTTTCTTACTGGTATAAGTTGAATTTTGGACATGCTTGAAACTGTCACTAAAGGAACTTATGAACAAATATCCCTCAACGGACAATTTAACAACTCAAGATTCAGTGCCACAAAAGCAGGTCATGTGTATTCTCTTATCATAAGAAATGTAAGCAAAGAAGATGAAGCAACTTACCTCTGTCATGCAGGATCGGTATATGAAGTGGAATTTATAAATGGCACAATTTTGGCAGTGACTGGTAaagtatatttattttattgattgtttttatatatctgtgtcaaaatcaaaacaaatagCGTTAATACCAAGACATGTCTTTTTGTGAATCGCACAGATCCTAAAACTCAACATAAATTTGTCACCGTGAAACAAACTCCAGACATGGAGTCAGTCAACCTGGGTGATACAATGACTCTGCAGTGTTCGCTTCTCTCTAAGAACAAGAATGACACAGATCAGTGTCCAGGGGAAGACAAAGTGCACTGGTTTAAAGGTGGATCAGAATCCCATCCAGATATCATTTACCACGGCAATGTCAGAAATAAAGAGGATGGGAGATGTGAATACAGTCTGTCCAAAACTATAACAAAGTCATCTGATGCTGGGACGTACTACTGTGCTGTTGTCACATGCAGCGAGATCCTGTTTGGTGAAGGAACAAAAGTGGTGACAAGTATGTTTTTAAAggcttatttaaaatattattatttatagtgATCATTGTTGCCTGTATTTCTGTGAATATATACTAGAGGTCTTCACATGCTAGCTTCAGGCCTCTAATAAAGCAACTCTACCTAGATCAGCTTGAAATACATTATATAAACATACAATGTTCTTAAAGCTTACAGCCCACAGTGGTTGGAGACCGGTGACCATTTTACAGCCTATTTGTGTTTGTCATATTGCAGGTGCTATTTGGCTGCCTTTGTTgccttttctgtctttgttctttttttgttcgtCTATGTGTAtgttttctgctcatttcctgCAGTGTTCTCTGTCACATGAAGGGCCCTGCATTTCAGCTGTCCACATTGTTATATGCATTTAGTTTAGATGTAAAGCTAGTGATCACTTCAACATGAACACTTAGAAGGCAATACAATCCAAAAATACAATGCTTGATAAGAAAATGCCACGTAAAGAAGACAGACAAATTAGTATTAGTGCTTTTTTTATAAACCCTATCAGAGAACTGTGAAGCCATACCTGGAACAGCTAAATAATAATGTGTTGATCTTCAGTACAGGGTTGCACTATGAAGCAAGTTGAACATAGCCAGGCCTTCTTTGTGATAGCTGGATTTGAGAAAACCTAAAACCTAGTCAGAGATAACAGGTATCGTGTTCATCTTTTTCTGTTAACCTAGATTTAACGTCTGCACAATTACACAAAggggacaaaataaaaaaaaaaaaaaatgaatttagcACTACCTACTCCAACATTATTAGacaaatggggaaaaaaggaatGTAATACTTAACAAATGTAAATGATAATTTTCTTTTACCTGTGCTCTATTAGCTCTAATTGCAGCTATGTAAAAACACTTAGAATCAGACAAACGcaagacaaaacataaaaataagtcAGATATTTTCTGTATCATCAAACAAATGCAAGTGAACTCCGGTGACAATGTCATACATGCAGTAACTTTACAGTTTGGTGGTGTTATTATGATACGGCCTAACAAGGTACATATGAATAAAATGTGTTCCCTCAGTTGATAATCTTTCTTGCTCTTAAagctcactgtaaataaaataattagctAAAATATTGGACTTTCAGCTTTCAAAATGAAACTAATATAACCTGCTACAGAGAAGATTGTGTGTTCATTGTATGTTACCGTGGTGATAAAGTCAAGTCAAAACACACCTCTCTTTCTGATGCTGAAAAGTCTTACTTTGAGCTCAACATAATTCATTATCCATGACTCTTGGATTGCAATACACTCTGTTgtgtagttaaaaaaaagtgcagctGAGGTTGATGAGAAAAAACATTGTCTGCAGGCTTCTTCATAAACTACGAGGAGagaatgattttatttattcattgttaTTACTAAATATTAGTAATtaatataaatcaataaaagCTATCTACATGAAATTTACTTGGGACTAACAGTGAGTCATGTAGATGTGCGCTATTACACAATTACATAAACGGGATGTAAAGTGTCTGCTGGGATGTTTTCTCGTTCCAGATGAGTTCCCGCTCAGTGCTGTGCTTGTGACACTGCTgatcttctctgtgcttgtaaATTTTGGTCTGATTCTGTCCAGAAAACAGAAGCCAACTTGCGAACAGTCCAAAGGTACAGTGATGCATGACATTTGCATTACATCACatttgtgtgtatatacattAATAGTATAACATTAGTATACAGAAATAGTTACCTTGCTAGTACTGGTTGCCTTTAGAACTGCCTTAATGTTTCacatcacaaatttaacaaGGTTTTAGACTCAACGTGTGAACAGATGTTCACACGTAAATAAAGGGTAAAATATAATCTGGGGCCTGGAACTTGCCATTTCGATGCAGTCCCCAGCATCTTGAAGGAAAGCAATACAATACCCAAATACGACCAGCACCCACCATGTAGAACTGCAGTCCTTGCTGTACTCTGGACCCAGTAATGCATGGCGTGATTCATTTCAGTCAGAATTAGAATTATTATCAACTGCATGGATCTATCAGACCTGCCGTGCGAGTCCTTACATACCTGTGTCACCAAACTTTAAGTGGCGACTTTCTGGATGAGTCACAAAAGAAGATGACTCAAAAGTTAATGACTCACAAGTGCTTTCAAACTGCTTTCATTAGCATGACAGTGACTCCAGTAGACTTAAGCAGCCATTTCAGGAGACAGATTTTAATCTAATAGTCTATTTCAGAAGTGGTAAAGCAAGAGTTTAACAGTATGAATCTACAGGTGCTagttcaataaggagagatcacTACAAGGAATTGAAAATGATTTATTGATATGCAGAATTCAGTTAAACTATTTGGCGATTAGACAACTGATGCCCCATTGCAGCAGAATGCAACGCTGGTGGTGGAGATGAAGACAGAGGCTTGGATGAAACCTGAGTAACATGAGAGAGGCAGGGATAGGGACGAGGTGGGTTGCACAAAGGTGTTTGCAAGGGAGAATGACAGATTAACAGTGAGATTTAATGTACACGGAGTGGAGGCTGAATGGCCTGAAGAAGGCGGGCAGAAAGATGATTGGACCAGACCAGTGATGTCAGCATTGGAACAATGGTAGTGTGGGAAAGTAGAAGCGATGTAAAGCATAAATTAGCCAGCAAATACACAGGAAGTAAACAGACGTGTGACTACAGAGCCCTATCCAGTATTACTATAATCGTGATAATTAGGTTCTTGGATCTGACTTAAAaggcttaaaaaataaatcactcttaatgttttctttttatgaacAGGAGGAGAAACCATCTCCACTGAGCCTCCAATCAATGAACAGGATAGATCAACTGCAGATCAACTGAGTAATGTGGTACATATTGTAAATATTGCAAAAAGCATGACTAGCCGATGATCATAATGTTAGCATCCTACACTGGACAGATGCCATGGGTGACAAAGTCAATGCAGACTCTTagaactgaaacacacagatcAATAAGCAAGCATTTTCTAtgagaaaaccaaaacatacTGAGATACAAGCAAAACTACAGGGTAGTAATCAATTTTACCTGACCTCCTTTCAAAAAGTTGCTAAAAGTAAACTGTGGGAGATTTAGTAAAGTTTAGACATGAAAAGAGTTTGATTGGGCCTCAGTATCACACTTCACTTTCAACTTCAAACTATGACTATGTTCTGTGTGTTTAGTATAAAttgtaaaactgttttaaaatggTTATTAAATTCCAATTCTGTTTTCTATCTTCTAATTTCTGTTAATAATCTGCAGGAGGGTGAAGAAGTAGGAGTAAACTATGCGGCGCTGGACTTCTCCTcaagaaaagttaaaaaatggAAGAATAAGCGGGAGCTACCACATAATAGCATATACTCTGGCATGATAGACTACCAGTAAAATGCTCTCCTCATCAAGAATGAATATTTAACAATTTTCGTGCTGATATATTATTGTTAGTAGCACTGCAAAATAGATTAGGCTAGAGATGGGACATGTGTTTTGTAATGCTGGCtatttaaatcaaaaatatatatgttaagATTATGTGGATCTTTATATTATGTACTATCAGATTTGAGTTGAGTAACATatcaaactgaaataaatatcAATCATAATTTTGTGTCATTAAAGAGTGAATTTTATATTCTCCTTTATGTTTTATGAGACActttaaatatacataaaattgAGGAGAACATGACATTCCACAAAAGGATATGCTTTAGATTAAAACCAAGACTTGGCTAGATGGTGTGACTACTTGTAGGGTGTTACTTACGGGATTATGCAGAATGAGGGTGCCAAATGCTAAAGGTTCTCTTTTCAAATTTATTTCCCCTGTTATTGAACCTACACTGTACCTTGACACTGATTATGAAGTGATACTAAATTTAAGTTTGACGTATCCTTAATAGGGATTGTAGCTTCGATGAAAGATGTAAAACATGACAGCTTATTAAGATAATGTAAAGTTTGTTgtttcaaaacataaacaacaatcAGATTCTGCAGACTGATGATTGCTTGgtctttatttaatattttgacAGACTCTGTACCTATTAACAGATAGCTTTGCTAGCACTATCTAGTGCATTGTTGGTTGCAAGGCAAGCAAGCAGATAGCAGTACACAAAATGTGCATTTTATCAAACTGTTGATGGCGTTGTAACTTTTTTTAATCTGCCCTCTGAAATAGCTTACAACACATTTATAAAATGATAAtataaacaaacactgaaatgaagTAACATGTGAATCCCATACACTCGAACTGGCTGAACATTGGAAACCATCATAATATCATGAGTCCAAGGTTTAACCTCAATGCTAACAGAACAAGGCTACTCAGCTTGTAATtgcaactgaatatttcttGTGTGTTGTTGCTTTCTTCACGGAAATAAATTAATGAGATTGAATTTTAGTCTGACTGCATCAGTTGACTGAGGTTTTCTAATAGtggttttcattgtttttctcagTCTGTTTCCCCAGGCATGTCTCCATCTGTTTGGTACCTCTGTGCCTTGCCTCTGTAGTCAGTGATGTCTCTGTTTATTCTCTTTTTGCCTTTGTCAAGTCTGTATGTCTCACGCTGTGTTAGTTCCCTATTTTAGTTTGAAAGTCTCTTGTCCTGCATGTGTTacatttagttttgcttcccctgtcatTAGTCTGACTTCGTTTATCCGTAATTTGTTTTTCCCAGCTATgttccatatttgtaattgcctcatgtgtgtatttaagtacTCAGTTTCCCCCTGTTCTTTGTCACGTCATTCAATCAAGGGATGCTGTGTGGCAGGTAGagagtggacccaaatgcagaactTTGCAAACAAACATGAACTTAAAACATAGCACTGGCAAACATGACAAAACATAAAGCACAGTTAACTGAAATGCTAACATTGACTGATAGAGCGTATGCAACATGAAGGATATGACGAcgacatggtaaatggtaaatggcctgtatttgtatagtgctttacttagtccctatggaccccaaagcgctttacacaccattcagtcatccacccattcacacacacattcacacactggacATGACAAAGATCTGAGGAAACTCAGGATACGCTTAACTAAGAACAAGAAAATGCAACTCAAAACAGTCGAGTGAAGATCCAGGACAGTGACAGAAGGTGAAATAAGCACATAGATGTGTATTTATTCTGAAAGAACTCTTGTGCAAAGTAATTAAACATCCCAACACCAGCCCCAGCccttaaaataaaactgacccCCCCCAAATAAAACCTGATGCCTGTAGTGTGAACTAAAGTGTCATAGGCACTAAATGTAATCTTTTTGTGAAAACCAAGGCAGCcatttttcacagataaaaaactACTGATGTCACAAGTACaacaaatactgacagcacaAACTGTATTAGTGATGAAGCAAATTTATGACAAAGACTGAAACTAACAATACCAAAAAGTCACAAACATAGACTCTGTAATAGGATGTCAGGTTTATTTTTAAGGACATACTCAATATGTTGATACTTCATCAACACTGGCATTTAGGAGTAGACACTAGTCTCAGTAAACTCCCTCTTCCTTCTTCCTCTGGTTTTTCGTTCAGAGAAATTCAGTGCAGCGTAGTTTATATCagcttcagtctgtgttatAATAAGAATACACAAACATAGTTTAGATTGTGATGAGGAACTCTTTAGAACTCTTTAGACATATTTGAACTGAACAGCAGTAATTTCTGTTACTTACTGATTGGAACAAATTGTCGGTTTGGACTTCTGTTATAGCGCTTTCGTATCCTTAAAATATACATTGTAACAATAAATTATAATAGTGAAATGCACTAAATGTGATATTACCTTGTGAATTTATTGTCACAAAAATCTAACTCATAGACATAGATACATGCATTAAACAAATTCAGGTACACAAAGTAAAGGCAGTCACTGTGGGGAAGGAGGTGTCGTACAGATTCATTAACAATTAATTAACAAAAATTTACCTTATGGTGTTATAGGAGAACTCATTTAAAGATTTTGTTTACAAAATGCATGACTCTTTAACTTCAGATAACACTTACCTTTACTTTTCTTACATACGCTTCGTCTGCAGATGAGAAAAATGTTTCCAATGATTGAAATGGTCAAACAGCTTATTAATATTGCCATTTGAATAAATACAAGTTGTGTTGTTCGctctaaaaaaaagaacacaaaaatcaCATTCTTAAAAAGTCTTGTAACTTATCTTGATATTAACATAGTTTAGTATAAATACtagcaaataaaacaaaatcataCCAAGTTCAACTGTAGTTCCGTTTCCCAATAATATCTCCCCACATGTGGCCACAGCACAGTAGTAAGTCCCAGCATCAGAGGAGCTGACATTCTTAGAGAAGCGATAAACACATCTATCCTGATGTTCAGATCTTTTCTCACAATGATCAGTTCTATTTTCATGAGTGTAGAGGATGTTTGGATGAGATTTATTAGGTCCAGCTCTGAACcagaaaacattatgatgtCCTGGACACGTCTTGTTCTCAGAATCAGAATGAATTGAACACTGAAGAGTCACTGTGTCTCCTGGACGGAGTGGATTTGATTCTATCGGCTGCTGTACAACAATATAGTTTGATGTCCTTTCAGTCTTTCCTGCATAATATAAAATGTATTACAATGACGTTCttcaaaaaaatgtcaaaatacattaaaaagttTGTAAAAGTTGGTCTGTTTATTACCTTTAACTAACAAATATGTTCCACTCCATTCAAGATTATGCCACGCTGTCATTCCACAATGATAAATTCCCTCATCCTCTTGGATTGTCTCCAGAACAGTCAGTTTGCTAAAATTGTTGGCATTCTGTGCAGAAAATCTTGATTTCAAAAACGCAGAAGCATACACAGGTTCTGTATCTCGATATAGTGTCACAATTAATTTAAGTGTATCCCCAACACTCTGCCTGTACCAGTATACTTTACTCCTGATCTCTTTGGGTATATCACATTTTAAGGTTGCTGGTTCACCAAGTTGAACCATTTTCACTGGAACCAGAGAATCTGAGGtcaaacaaaatgaagaaagaCAAAATGTTGTATTagatgaaaatgttaaaaaatattattaatataattATCGATAAATCCTGACAAATCTATTCAACATAAATGATCAAGTTTAAGATTTATGTACAGAATGAATTAGCACTTACTTCCATGATGAAGAAGAAGTAATATCATCCATAACACCATCATCTTGACACTGCTCCTTCTCGGGGTTTTTCAGTAAGTTAAGTTGGTGAAAGGAGCATGTTGGGTTGGACCATAAAAGAAATCTGATTGGTTAACACGGAAGAGACTCAAAAGTAAACTTCCTGTCACACTGGTCTCATTttgagctttttaaaaacacatcttctCTTTTCATCTTCTGTTGCAAGGTTTCACGTTGTTCACTTTTTATGTTTGACTGTCtctgtttgattttaattttaaatcttaagcacagaaacagcaaatGGCAATTCTGCTCTTGGTTGCGATATGCACTGCAAGAAATGCCTCAAATACATC
This window encodes:
- the LOC116314827 gene encoding uncharacterized protein LOC116314827 isoform X2; protein product: MLETVTKGTYEQISLNGQFNNSRFSATKAGHVYSLIIRNVSKEDEATYLCHAGSVYEVEFINGTILAVTDPKTQHKFVTVKQTPDMESVNLGDTMTLQCSLLSKNKNDTDQCPGEDKVHWFKGGSESHPDIIYHGNVRNKEDGRCEYSLSKTITKSSDAGTYYCAVVTCSEILFGEGTKVVTNEFPLSAVLVTLLIFSVLVNFGLILSRKQKPTCEQSKGGETISTEPPINEQDRSTADQLRG
- the LOC116314827 gene encoding uncharacterized protein LOC116314827 isoform X1, giving the protein MLETVTKGTYEQISLNGQFNNSRFSATKAGHVYSLIIRNVSKEDEATYLCHAGSVYEVEFINGTILAVTDPKTQHKFVTVKQTPDMESVNLGDTMTLQCSLLSKNKNDTDQCPGEDKVHWFKGGSESHPDIIYHGNVRNKEDGRCEYSLSKTITKSSDAGTYYCAVVTCSEILFGEGTKVVTNEFPLSAVLVTLLIFSVLVNFGLILSRKQKPTCEQSKGGETISTEPPINEQDRSTADQLSNVEGEEVGVNYAALDFSSRKVKKWKNKRELPHNSIYSGMIDYQ
- the LOC116314828 gene encoding uncharacterized protein LOC116314828; translation: MMVLWMILLLLHHGNSLVPVKMVQLGEPATLKCDIPKEIRSKVYWYRQSVGDTLKLIVTLYRDTEPVYASAFLKSRFSAQNANNFSKLTVLETIQEDEGIYHCGMTAWHNLEWSGTYLLVKGKTERTSNYIVVQQPIESNPLRPGDTVTLQCSIHSDSENKTCPGHHNVFWFRAGPNKSHPNILYTHENRTDHCEKRSEHQDRCVYRFSKNVSSSDAGTYYCAVATCGEILLGNGTTVELERTTQLVFIQMAILISCLTISIIGNIFLICRRSVCKKSKGYESAITEVQTDNLFQSTEADINYAALNFSERKTRGRRKREFTETSVYS